A stretch of DNA from Catenulispora acidiphila DSM 44928:
CCGATGCCGGCGCCGCAGGAGTTGCGGATCAGTTCGCCGCAGGGTGCTTATTCGGTGCAGGGCGCTGAGCGGGATCTGGCCAGCCCGCTGCTCGATGGGCTCTATGTGAAGAAGGCCGGGCGCGCGCCAAGCGCCAAGGGCGAGGTGACGCTGTCCACCTCGATGCTCTCCGAGCTGAACAAGCACGTCGGCGACCAGGTGAGTGCCGAGTTTCTCAGTGCCGGGGAGCAGCCCGGGTCTGACGGTCGGCTGCCGGAGCATCAGCTGACCATCGTCGGCGAGTACGACGACCCCACGCACCTGGACGCCGACCGCCTCGTCGCCTATCCCGGCACGCTGCCCAGCGCGCCGGGCGATCCAGGTCCGTCGCAGTGGCTCGCGCAGGTGCCCGGCGGGCTCGACTGGGCGCAGGTGCAGAAGCTGAATCAGAGCGGGTACTCCGCCGAGTCGCTGCTGGTCGCCGAGAACCCGCCGCCGGATTCCGCGGTCCCGCTGATGCGGCACTACACCGCGGCGTCGGTGGGCAGCAGCCGGCTGACGCAGGCGCTGGTCGCGGTGGGGGCGCTCGGCGTCGTCATGGCGCTGCTGGAGGTCGTGCTGCTGGCCGGGCCGGCGTTCGCGGTGGGGGCGCGCAAGCGGCGGCGGGACTTCGGGCTGATGGGTGCCGCCGGCGCCGATCAGCGGATGGTGCGGGCGGTGGTGCTGGCCGACGGGCTGGTGCTGGGTGCCGTCGGCGGGGTCGTCGGGGCGCTGGCCGGGATCGGGTTGGGGCGGCTGGCGCTGCCGGAGGCTGTGAGTCTCACACACCGCGAGCCGGGGGCGTTCCGGATCGCGCCGGGCGATCTGGCCGGGGCGGCGCTGATCGGCGTGGCGACCGGGCTGATCGCGGCGCTGATCCCGGCCGTCATCACCGGGCGGCAGTCGGTGTTGCAGGCGCTGACGGGTGGCCGGCGCGGGGCGCGCGGCGTGCCGTGGAAGCTCGCGGTGTTCGGCGTGCTGATCCTCGGCGCCGGGATGGCCGCGACCGGTTACGCCGTCTACCAGCCCGGGATCCACACCGTACCGCTGGTCGCGGGAATCGCCGTGTGCGAACTCGGCGTGGTGGCGTGCACGCCGCTGCTGGTCGCGCTGACCGGCAAACTGGGGCGGATGCTGCCGCTGACCGGGCGGATGGCGCTGCGCGACAGTGCCCGCAACCGGGGTCGCACCGCGCCGGCCGTCGCGGCGATCCTGGCCGCCGTCGCCGGCTCGACCGCCGTGGCGACGCTGCTGGCCACCAACGACGCCCGCGACCGCGCGCAGTATCACAGCACTCTGCGTCCCGGGCAGGTGGCGCTGATGTTCGGCAGGCAGGCGGGCCAGACGGGCCAGACGGGGCAGGGAGGCCTGAGCGACCAAGGCAGCCAGTTCGCGTTGTCCTCCAGCGACCCGACCGACCCGAACAGCCCGAACGGACCCGCCGGAGCCGCCGGAGCCGCCGGAGCCGCCGGAGCCGCCGGCAAGCCGATCGACACCGCCAAGGCGATCGCCGCGATCAGCGCCACGCTGCCGGTCCGCTCCGCCGCGGTGATCCCGACGCAGGACTACACCGGCTTCCTGCCGCTGAACATCGTCGTCAAGCGCACCGTGGCGAACGACTGCCCCTTCTTCGGCAACGGAGACGGCGCGATCACCTTCCCCTCGGGCCAGGACAGCGAGTCGATGATCCAGGCCGATCCGCGCTGCGTGGCGGCGTTCAGCGGCGGGCAGGTCGTGCCCGGGGACGCCGCGACGCTGCGCGCGCTCACCGGAACCGTCGATCCGCAGGCTGAGAAGGTGCTCGCCGCGGGCGGCATGGTGGTGTTCAGCCCGTACGACCTCACCGGCGACGGCGTCTCGACCATCGCCCTGCAGCGCAACTGCCCGCCGTCGGACGACAGCGTGCCGGACGTCGTCCGCGACCAGTTCGCGCCCTTCTGCAGCGGACCGGCGCCGAAGCCGCTGACCCTGCCGGCGGCGGTGGCCAAGACCAAGGACGGCAGTGCGGTCAACGGTGTCAGAGCTCTGATTCCGGCGTCGGCGGCGGCCGGCTACGGCATGAAGTACATGCCGTCGATGATCCTGTTCGACACCACGCGCATGCCGACCAAGGCCGAAGAAGAGCGCGCGAACGCCGCCGCCGAGGCTCTGGGCACCACCGCGCTGCTGAAGGTCGAGCGCGGCTACCAGGGCGGCAACGACACCACCATGCTGGCGCTGGCCGCCGTCGCCGCGTTCGTCACGCTCGGCGCCGCGGCGATCTCCACCGGTCTGGCCATCACCGACGGCCAAGCCGACCTGGAGACGCTGGCCGCGGTCGGCGCGCGCCCGCGCGTGCGGCGCACCCTGGCCGGCTCGCAGGCCTCGATCACCGCCGCGATGGGCGCGGTGTTGGGCTCGGCGACCGGTCTGGTCCCGGCGGTGGCGGTGGTCGAGGCACGGTCGCACAGCTTCGTGCAGTCGGCGCTGGAGGGCCGGGCGGACCGCGGCGTCCACGCCCAGAGTTACCTCGCAGTCCCCTGGTGGTTCCTGCTCGGCACGATCGTGATCGTTCCGATGCTAGCCGGGATCGGTGCGGTGCTGGTGACGCGCTCGAAGGTAGAGATTCGGCGACGACGGGGGTAGGCAGGGTCCGGCGCGGGCATTTGGAGAGCGGCCGGATGGCGCGCGCCTGGCGGGCGCGCCATCCGGTTTAATAGATCAAGAATAACAGGGCGCTTCCGCGAAGACACAAGGCGTGACGGGCAGCCGAGTCTGCCCGCCCTCGCAACCGAGGGATATGTACCGGTTGCGAATTCTTACGGCCCTGTAAACGGATCCTCACGACCCGCAACCACTCCGATCATGGAACGTGGACCGCGGCTGCTTGAAGCCACGACGAACGCCGCCCCAGATCTCATCTGTCGAAACAAGTTCACCTAGCTGTAACACGCCACCGCGAACTGTCATCTGTCGGAAACACGCGATGGCGCCGCCGGAAACGGCGCGCCGCGAATCTCCTGAGCGACATCTCTTCGCCGGGGCGCTCGGACCGGCGGCGAGCCCGGTTCGAGGCGGGGGTGACGATGCCATCGGCGTTCAACAGCGGGGACACCGCTTGGGTGCTCGCGAGTTCGGCAATGGTGCTGCTCATGACGCCGGCTCTGGCGTTCTTCTACGGCGGCATGGTCCGCGCGAAGAGCGTTTTGAACATGCTCATGATGAACTTCATAGCCATCGCGGTCGTCACCGTGGCGTGGGTTCTGTACGGCTGGTCGGTCGCCTTCGGCAACGTCGGCGCCGGCAAGGGCGGCGGCAACGGTTTGTGGGGCGGTCTGCACCAGTGGGCGCTGCACGACATCGGGATGGGCTTCGGCACCTCCCCCGGCGGCGGCGCGGCGGGCGGCGGCTCGCTGTTCGGCACGACCGGGGTGCCGACCATCGCCGTCGTGTGCTTCCAGCTGATGTTCGCGATCATCACCCCGGCGCTGATATCCGGGGCGATCGCCGACCGGACGAAGTTCGTCGGCTGGACCGTCTACGTGGCCGCCTGGGTCACGATCGTCTACTTCCCGGTCGCGCACTGGGTGTTCTCCCCCAACGGCTTCATCTTCTGGAAGCTGCACGTCATGGACTTCGCCGGCGGCACCGCCGTGGAGATCAACTCCGGCGCCGCGGGTCTGGCGATGGCCCTGGTCCTGGGCAAGCGGATCGGCTACCGGCGCGATCCGATGCGCCCACACAACGTGCCGCTGGTGATGCTCGGCGCCGGGCTGCTGTGGTTCGGCTGGTTCGGGTTCAACGCCGGCTCCGCGCTGGCGGCCAACGGCCAGGCCTCGATGGTGTTCGTCAACACCCAGATCGCCGGCTGCACCGCGATGGTCGGCTGGCTGATCGCCGAGAAGATCCAGCACGGCACGTTCACCTCGCTGGGCGCGGCCTCCGGCGCGATCGCCGGTCTGGTGGCCATCACCGGTTCCTGCGCCTCGGTGTCGCCGCTGGGCGCGCTGTTCGTCGGGCTGATCGCCGGATTCGTGTGCTGCTACGCGGTGAACCTCAAGCACCGGTTCGGCTTCGACGACTCCCTGGACGTGGTCGGCGTGCACCTGGTCGGCGGCATCGTGGGCGTGCTGCTGATCGGTCTGTTCGCCACCAAGGAGATGGCCGGCGGGTTCATCAACGGCGCGAGGGCCGGCCTGTTCTACGGCGGCGGCTTCACGCAGTTGGGCCGGCAGGCCGAGGGCGCCGGCATCGTCTTCCTGTACTCCTTCGTGCTCTCGCTGCTCCTGGGCTTCGCCGTGCACAAGACCATCGGCCTGCGGATCTCGGCCGAGGCGGAGGTCGAGGGCATCGACGGCGCCGAGCACTCCGAGACCGCCTACGACTGGGGACGGCTGGCCGGTTCGCTGCGCACCGCCCTGACCGACCATGATGAGCACGCGGCCAAGCAGCCGGTCCAGGGTGGGGAGAGTGTGAGCACATGAAGCTGATCACCGCGGTCATCAAGCCGTTCAAGCTCGACGAGGTGAAGAACGCCCTGCGCAGCTTCGGCGTCCACGGCATCACGATCACCGAGGTCAGCGGCTCCGGCCGGCAGCGCGGCCACACCGAGGTCTACCGCGGCGCGGAGTACACCGTCGACCTGGTCCCGAAGGTCCGCATCGAGGTGCTGTGCGAGGACGAGGACACCGACGACTTGGTGAACGTGATCGTCAAGGCCGCCACCACCGGCAAGATCGGCGACGGCAAGGTGTGGGTGACGCCGGTCGAGGACGTGGTGCGGGTGCGCACCGGCGAGCACGGTGGCAGCGCTCTGTAGGCCTCGGCCATGCCGGAGCACGCGGGTTCGGGCCGTCCCCCCGGCAGTCCCGAACCCGCGCTTTCAACCGGTGATCACTTGCGCGGCTGTGCCGGCACTCCTCACGCGAAGCCGATGACCCAGCGCTGCGCGAGGGTCCCGTTGCAGCCCCACAGCTGTATCTGCAGGCCGGCCTGCTTGGAGGCTCCCGGCACGTCCATGCAGTACCCGGTGTTGCGCCAGCCGATCTTCGACTCCACGGACGTCACGTTGGGCAGCGAGGCGGTGTTGAACAGCTCGTTGCTGACCGAGCGGCAGGAGCTCAGCCCGAACGGGGCGCCGTTCTCCGCCGTGATGAAGGCGTTCAGGCACGCGCCGCTCGCCTGGTTGAGGAAGTCGTAGCCACCGTGGCTGTCGCTGATGTACTGCCAGCCCTGCATGGCGCTGCCGTCGCAGGGCTCCTGCACGACCGGGGAGTTCACCACCGGGTTCACCGGCTGCAGGCACATGCTGTTGCCGACGTTCTGGATCGGGTTGAAGACGCCCGCGAAGGGCTTGATGTGGCCGGCGGAGGCCGAGGAGGCCTGAGCCACCGCTCCGCCGCCGGAGACCACGGCGGCGGCCAGGGTCGCCACCGACGCCACCAGGCCGAGCTTGCGGCGAGACACGTTCATGTCGTCGTTCCTCTCTGTCAGGGATCTGAGAACGGTCGGCCGGAGGGCTTCGCACAGCCATCGCCCCGCCCGCTCGCCGTTCACGTTATGGCTGGTCAGGGCTGCTCCAGATCGGGAACGGCTCCCTATATTCGGCCCGAGCACTCCCTATAGACCGCGCCCGGCGACGTCAGGGACTTCCCGGGTCGGCGAATCAGACCTCGATATCAGGGCTCTTGGTACCGTGAGAGGTCCACACGACAAGGGGGAGACGCGTGGGCGAGGTTTCTGCGGGCGTGCCACTGGTGGAGCGGGACTCCCAGTTAGCTGAACTGGTCCGGTACGTACAGGAGGCGGCACAGGGCGCCGGGCGTCTGATCCTGGTCTCGGGCGAGGCCGGGGTGGGGAAATCGGCGCTGCTGGCGGCGGCACGGCGGGAGGTGACCGCCGCGCGGTGGTCGTGGAGCTCTTGCGACGGGTTGTTCATCCCGCAGCCGCTGGGTCCGTTGTTCGACGTGGCCGGGCAGCTTGGCGGCGCGCTGGCGGAGCGCTGCGCGGCCGGCGGCGAGCGCGAGGACCTCTTCCGCGCGCTGGTGCGGGAGCTGGGATCGGCCGGGGTCCCCGACGTGGTGGTGGTCGAGGACGTGCACTGGGCCGACGAGGCCACCCTGGACCTGCTGCGGTTCCTGGGCCGCCGCCTGCGGGACGCGGCGGCGGCGGTGATCGTCACCTACCGCGACGACGAGGCCGGCGGCGACGCGCTCCGGGTCGCGCTGGGCGATCTGGCCGCGCAGCCCTCGACGCGCCGGATCGGCCTCACGCCCCTGTCTGCGGACGCGGTCCGGATCCTCGCCGAGGGCAGCGGATTCGCGCCGGACGCCGTGTTCCGGCTGACCGCGGGCAACCCGTTCTATGTCACGGAACTGCTGCAGGCGCAGACCCAAGGCGTGCCGGCGTCGGCGCGCGACGTGGCCCTGGCCCGGGCCGCCCGCCTGGACGCCTCCGCCCGCGGCGCCCTGGAGACCGCGGCACTGCTCGGCGCCAAAGTCGAGCTGCCGCTGCTGGCAGCGCTGAGCGACACCGCCGGGCTCGACGGGCTGCTGGCGTCCGGACTGCTGGTCGCCGACGGGATGTGGCTGTGCTTCCGCCATGAGATCGCGCGGCTCGCCGTCGCCGAGGCGGTGCCCGCGCATCGCTGTCTGCTAACCCACCGGCGGGCGCTGGAGGCGCTGTCCACGCAGGGCTGCGACGACCAGGCCCGGCTGGCCTACCACGCCGAGGGGGCGGGCGATGCCGTCGCGGTGCTGCGCCACGCCCCGGCGGCGGCCCGGCACGCCAGCCGGCTCGGTGCGCGGCCCGAAGCGGCCGCTCAGTTCGCCCGCGCGCTCCGGTTCGCCGACCGCGCCGAACCTGCCGAACGCGCGGACCTGAACGAAAAGCTCGCCGACGAACTCGTGCTGCTCGACCGCTGCCCGGAAGCCGAGGCTGCCGCACGGCAAGCTCTGGCGCTACGGCGCGAGATCGGCGACCGGCTCGGCGAGGGCGAGGCGCTGGCCCGGCTGTCGGGCATCACATGGAGTCTGAGCCGCAGCCAGGAAGCCGCCGCCTGGATGCGGGCCGCGCTCGTCGTCCTCGAACCGCTCGGGCCCACCGTCGAGCTCGCCGGAGCCTATGCGGCGCTGGCACAGCAGCGCCTTCTGTGCGCGGACTACGAGAACACGATCGTCCTGGCCCGTCGGGCGCGGGACCTGGCCGCCCACTTCGACGCCACCGCCGAGCTGAGCCTGGCGTTGAGCACCGAGGCGGCCGCCAGCGCCAAGCTGGGACGGGAGTGGTCGGACCTGATGCACCACGCCCTGAAGATCGCCCTGGCCGGCCGGCACCACGACCAGACGGCCCGCGCCTTCATCGCCCTGGGCAACATCAGCGAGAACCGGCTCCGGTTCGCCGACGCCGAGCGTTTCCTGGCCGAGGGAATCGCGTACTGCGACGAGCACGACATGACGTACCACAACATCTCGCTGCACAGCAGCCAGATGCACGTGTACGAACGCACCGGCCGCTGGGAGGAGGCCGTGGCCCTGGCCGAGCAGG
This window harbors:
- a CDS encoding P-II family nitrogen regulator, which codes for MKLITAVIKPFKLDEVKNALRSFGVHGITITEVSGSGRQRGHTEVYRGAEYTVDLVPKVRIEVLCEDEDTDDLVNVIVKAATTGKIGDGKVWVTPVEDVVRVRTGEHGGSAL
- a CDS encoding FtsX-like permease family protein, with translation MDVMIWKVAVRIARREAVRHKGRSALVAAMLALPVAGASAADTLYHTTKLTTVEQVRRDIGRSDALVSFVAPVPIEQMPDGSVPVPPQAAGMLAGALQGAQIASPVDDGALPPGSRVIPMPAPQELRISSPQGAYSVQGAERDLASPLLDGLYVKKAGRAPSAKGEVTLSTSMLSELNKHVGDQVSAEFLSAGEQPGSDGRLPEHQLTIVGEYDDPTHLDADRLVAYPGTLPSAPGDPGPSQWLAQVPGGLDWAQVQKLNQSGYSAESLLVAENPPPDSAVPLMRHYTAASVGSSRLTQALVAVGALGVVMALLEVVLLAGPAFAVGARKRRRDFGLMGAAGADQRMVRAVVLADGLVLGAVGGVVGALAGIGLGRLALPEAVSLTHREPGAFRIAPGDLAGAALIGVATGLIAALIPAVITGRQSVLQALTGGRRGARGVPWKLAVFGVLILGAGMAATGYAVYQPGIHTVPLVAGIAVCELGVVACTPLLVALTGKLGRMLPLTGRMALRDSARNRGRTAPAVAAILAAVAGSTAVATLLATNDARDRAQYHSTLRPGQVALMFGRQAGQTGQTGQGGLSDQGSQFALSSSDPTDPNSPNGPAGAAGAAGAAGAAGKPIDTAKAIAAISATLPVRSAAVIPTQDYTGFLPLNIVVKRTVANDCPFFGNGDGAITFPSGQDSESMIQADPRCVAAFSGGQVVPGDAATLRALTGTVDPQAEKVLAAGGMVVFSPYDLTGDGVSTIALQRNCPPSDDSVPDVVRDQFAPFCSGPAPKPLTLPAAVAKTKDGSAVNGVRALIPASAAAGYGMKYMPSMILFDTTRMPTKAEEERANAAAEALGTTALLKVERGYQGGNDTTMLALAAVAAFVTLGAAAISTGLAITDGQADLETLAAVGARPRVRRTLAGSQASITAAMGAVLGSATGLVPAVAVVEARSHSFVQSALEGRADRGVHAQSYLAVPWWFLLGTIVIVPMLAGIGAVLVTRSKVEIRRRRG
- a CDS encoding ammonium transporter, with translation MPSAFNSGDTAWVLASSAMVLLMTPALAFFYGGMVRAKSVLNMLMMNFIAIAVVTVAWVLYGWSVAFGNVGAGKGGGNGLWGGLHQWALHDIGMGFGTSPGGGAAGGGSLFGTTGVPTIAVVCFQLMFAIITPALISGAIADRTKFVGWTVYVAAWVTIVYFPVAHWVFSPNGFIFWKLHVMDFAGGTAVEINSGAAGLAMALVLGKRIGYRRDPMRPHNVPLVMLGAGLLWFGWFGFNAGSALAANGQASMVFVNTQIAGCTAMVGWLIAEKIQHGTFTSLGAASGAIAGLVAITGSCASVSPLGALFVGLIAGFVCCYAVNLKHRFGFDDSLDVVGVHLVGGIVGVLLIGLFATKEMAGGFINGARAGLFYGGGFTQLGRQAEGAGIVFLYSFVLSLLLGFAVHKTIGLRISAEAEVEGIDGAEHSETAYDWGRLAGSLRTALTDHDEHAAKQPVQGGESVST
- a CDS encoding AAA family ATPase translates to MGEVSAGVPLVERDSQLAELVRYVQEAAQGAGRLILVSGEAGVGKSALLAAARREVTAARWSWSSCDGLFIPQPLGPLFDVAGQLGGALAERCAAGGEREDLFRALVRELGSAGVPDVVVVEDVHWADEATLDLLRFLGRRLRDAAAAVIVTYRDDEAGGDALRVALGDLAAQPSTRRIGLTPLSADAVRILAEGSGFAPDAVFRLTAGNPFYVTELLQAQTQGVPASARDVALARAARLDASARGALETAALLGAKVELPLLAALSDTAGLDGLLASGLLVADGMWLCFRHEIARLAVAEAVPAHRCLLTHRRALEALSTQGCDDQARLAYHAEGAGDAVAVLRHAPAAARHASRLGARPEAAAQFARALRFADRAEPAERADLNEKLADELVLLDRCPEAEAAARQALALRREIGDRLGEGEALARLSGITWSLSRSQEAAAWMRAALVVLEPLGPTVELAGAYAALAQQRLLCADYENTIVLARRARDLAAHFDATAELSLALSTEAAASAKLGREWSDLMHHALKIALAGRHHDQTARAFIALGNISENRLRFADAERFLAEGIAYCDEHDMTYHNISLHSSQMHVYERTGRWEEAVALAEQVLREAGPWPMDRHCALVRLGTIMARRGTAGFWPYLDEAAATSDAEGKPPYLIKSRLARAEAHWLAGDAAQARKAAESAIGPGTVCSATERGAVAVWLRRTGSQRSVPGVIAEPYQHMLDGDAEKAAAMWAELGCPYDAGLALLDSGEERLLHQAYRIFTDLGATATAQLPRRTLRSLGVRAVPTGPRAATREHPLGLTRRQHDVLGLIADGHTNARIAEQLFISAKTVDHHVSAILAKLQAPDRAAAGRIARSGVRATAM
- a CDS encoding RICIN domain-containing protein produces the protein MNVSRRKLGLVASVATLAAAVVSGGGAVAQASSASAGHIKPFAGVFNPIQNVGNSMCLQPVNPVVNSPVVQEPCDGSAMQGWQYISDSHGGYDFLNQASGACLNAFITAENGAPFGLSSCRSVSNELFNTASLPNVTSVESKIGWRNTGYCMDVPGASKQAGLQIQLWGCNGTLAQRWVIGFA